One window of Camelina sativa cultivar DH55 chromosome 4, Cs, whole genome shotgun sequence genomic DNA carries:
- the LOC104781864 gene encoding ABC transporter C family member 2-like (The sequence of the model RefSeq protein was modified relative to this genomic sequence to represent the inferred CDS: added 381 bases not found in genome assembly): protein MGFELFEWYCKPVANGVWTKQVANAFGAYTPCATDSFVLSISQLVLLVLCLYRIWLTLKDHKVERFCLRSNLYNYFLGLLATYATAEPLFRLIMGISVLDLDGPGLPPFEAVGLGVKAFAWGSAMVMIFIETKIYIRELRWYVRFAVIYALVGDTVLLNLVLSVKEFYSSYVLYLYASEVASQVLFGILLFMHLPNLDPYPGYMPVRNETVDDYEYEEISDGQQICPERHANIFDKIFFSWMNPLMTLGSKRPLTEKDVWHLDTWDQTETLFMSFQQSWDKELQKPQPWLLRALNNSLGGRFWWGGFWKIGNDCSQFVGPLLLNQLLKSMQEDEPAWKGYIYAFSIFVGVVLGVLCEAQYFQNVMRVGYRLRSALIAAVFRKSLRLTNEGRRKFQTGKITNLMTTDAESLQQICQSLHTMWSAPFRIIVALILLYQQLGVASLIGALLLVLMFPLQTVIISKMQKLTKEGLHRTDKRIGLMNEVLAAMDTVKCYAWENSFQSKVQTVRDDELSWFRKSQLLGALNMFILNSIPVLVTIVSFGVFTLLGGDLTPARAFTSLSLFAVLRFPLFMLPNIITQVVNANVSLKRLEEVLATEERILLPNPPIEPGQPAISIRNGNFSWDSKGDRPTLSNINLDVPLGSLVAVVGSTGEGKTSLISAILGELPATSDAMVTLRGSVAYIPQVSWIFNATVRDNILFGSPFDREKYERVIDVTALKHDLELLPGGDLTEIGERGVNISGGQKQRVSMARAVYSNSDVYIFDDPLSALDAHVGQQVFEKCIKRELGKKTRVLVTNQLHFLSQVDRIVLVHEGTVKEEGTYEELSNNGPLFQRLMENAGKVEEYSEENGAAVADQTAVQPVANGNTNGLQMNGSDDKKSNEGNKKVGKSVLIKQEERETGVVSWRVLKRYQDALGGAWVVMILLSCYVLTEVFRVSSSTWLSEWTDAGTPKSHEPLFYNLIYALLSFGQVLVALTNSYWLIMSSLYAAKKLHDNMLHSILRAPMSFFHTNPLGRIINRFAKDLGDIDRTVAVFVNMFMGQVSQLISTVVLIGIVSTLSLWAIMPLLVLFYGAYLYYQNTAREVKRMDSISRSPVYAQFGEALNGLSTIRAYKAYDRMAEINGRSMDNNIRFTLVNMGANRWLGIRLETLGGLMIWLTASFAVMQNGRAENQQEFASTMGLLLSYALNITSLLTGVLRLASLAENSLNAVERVGNYIETPPEAPPVIENNRPPPGWPSSGSIKFEDVVLRYRPQLPPVLHGVSFFIHPTDKVGIVGRTGAGKSSLLNALFRIVEVEKGRILIDECDIGKFGLMDLRKVLGIIPQSPVLFSGTVRFNLDPFGEHNDADLWESLERAHLKDTIRRNPLGLDAEVSEAGENFSVGQRQLLSLSRALLRRSKILVLDEATAAVDVRTDALIQKTIREEFKSCTMLIIAHRLNTIIDCDKILVLDSGRVQEFSSPENLLSNEGSSFSKMVQSTGAANAEYLRNLVLDNKRARDDSQHVQGQRKWLASSRWAAAAQFALAASLTSSHNDLQSLEIEDDSSILKRTNDAVVTLRSVLEGKHDKEIAESLEEHNISREGWLSSLYRMVEGLAVMSRLARNRMQQPDYNFEGNTFDWDNVEM, encoded by the exons ATGGGGTTTGAGCTGTTTGAATGGTATTGTAAGCCGGTGGCTAATGGTGTTTGGACAAAGCAAGTGGCTAATGCATTTGGTGCATACACCCCTTGTGCTACTGACTCTTTTGTGCTTAGTATCTCTCAACTGGTTCTGTTGGTTCTGTGCTTGTATCGTATATGGCTCACCTTGAAGGATCACAAGGTGGAGAGGTTCTGCTTGAGGTCAAACTTGTATAACTATTTCTTGGGTCTCTTGGCTACTTATGCTACTGCTGAGCCTTTGTTCAGATTGATCATGGGGATTTCGGTTTTGGATTTGGATGGACCCGGGCTTCCTCCTTTTGAG GCCGTCGGTTTGGGTGTCAAAGCTTTTGCTTGGGGATCTGCAATGGTCAtgatttttatagaaactaaaatTTACATCCGTGAACTCCGGTGGTATGTCAGGTTTGCTGTCATATATGCTCTCGTGGGGGATACTGTCTTGCTAAATCTTGTTCTCTCAGTCAAGGAGTTCTATAGCAG TTATGTACTGTATCTCTACGCAAGTGAGGTGGCATCTCAG GTTCTGTTTGGAATCCTCTTGTTTATGCATCTTCCCAATTTGGATCCTTACCCTGGCTACATGCCAGTGCGTAATGAAACTGTTGATGATTATGAGTATGAAGAGATTTCTGATGGACAACAAATATGCCCAGAGAGGCATGCAAATATATTTGACA AAATCTTCTTCTCATGGATGAATCCCTTGATGACTCTGGGATCTAAAAGGCCTCTAACAGAGAAGGATGTGTGGCATCTGGACACTTGGGATCAGACTGAAACTCTGTTCATGAG TTTCCAGCAATCCTGGGATAAGGAACTGCAAAAACCGCAACCGTGGCTGTTGAGAGCATTGAACAATAGTCTCGGAGGAAGGTTTTGGTGGGGAGGATTTTGGAAG ATCGGGAATGACTGTTCACAGTTTGTGGGGCCTCTTTTACTGAATCAACTCTTAAAG TCAATGCAAGAAGATGAGCCAGCTTGGAAGGGTTACATCTACGCGTTCTCAATTTTTGTTGGAGTG GTATTGGGGGTGCTATGTGAAGCTCAATATTTCCAGAATGTCATGCGTGTTGGTTACCGATTGAGATCTGCTCTG ATTGCTGCTGTGTTCCGCAAATCGTTGAGGTTAACTAATGAAGGCCGTAGAAAGTTTCAAACGGGAAAGATAACCAACTTAATGACAACTGATGCTGAATCTCTTCAG CAAATTTGCCAATCACTTCACACCATGTGGTCGGCTCCATTTCGTATAATTGTAGCACTGATTCTCCTCTATCAACAATTGGGTGTTGCCTCTCTCATTGGTGCATTGTTGTTGGTCCTTATGTTCCCTTTACAG ACTGTTATTATAAGCAAAATGCAAAAGCTGACAAAGGAAGGTCTGCATCGTACTGACAAGCGAATTGGCCTTATGAATGAGGTTTTAGCTGCAATGGATACAGTAAA GTGTTATGCTTGGGAAAACAGTTTCCAGTCCAAGGTCCAAACTGTACGTGATGATGAATTATCTTGGTTCCGGAAATCACAGCTTTTGGGAGCG TTGAATATGTTCATACTGAACAGCATTCCTGTTCTCGTGACTATTGTTTCATTTGGTGTGTTCACATTGCTTGGAGGAGACCTGACCCCTGCACGAGCTTTTACatcgctctctctctttgctGTGCTTCGTTTTCCTCTGTTCATGCTTccaaacattataactcag GTGGTAAATGCTAATGTATCCTTAAAACGACTGGAGGAGGTGTTGGCGACAGAAGAGAGAATTCTCTTACCAAATCCTCCCATTGAACCCGGACAGCCAGCCATCTCAATAAGAAATGGAAATTTCTCTTGGGATTCTAAG GGTGATAGGCCGACGTTGTCAAATATAAACTTGGATGTACCTCTTGGCAGCCTAGTTGCTGTGGTTGGTAGTACAGGCGAAGGAAAAACCTCTCTAATATCTGCTATCCTTGGGGAACTTCCTGCAACATCTGATGCAATGGTTACTCTCAGAGGATCAGTTGCTTATATTCCACAAGTTTCATGGATCTTCAATGCAACA gTACGCGACAATATATTGTTTGGTTCTCCCTTTGACCGTGAAAAATATGAAAGGGTCATTGATGTGACTGCACTCAAGCATGACCTAGAGTTACTGCCT GGTGGTGATCTCACGGAGATTGGAGAAAGAGGTGTTAACATCAGTGGAGGACAGAAGCAGAGGGTTTCAATGGCTAGGGCCGTTTACTCAAATTCAGATGTCTACATCTTTGATGACCCCTTAAGTGCCCTTGATGCTCATGTTGGTCAACAG GTTTTTGAAAAATGCATAAAAAGAGAATTGGGGAAGAAAACAAGAGTTCTTGTTACAAACCAGCTCCACTTCCTATCGCAAGTGGATAGAATTGTACTTGTCCATGAAGGCACAGTGAAAGAGGAAGGAACATATGAAGAGCTATCCAATAATGGCCCTTTGTTCCAGAGGTTAATGGAAAATGCTGGGAAGGTGGAAGAATATTCAGAAGAAAATGGAGCAGCTGTGGCAGATCAAACGGCAGTACAGCCAGTTGCGAATGGGAACACAAATGGTCTTCAGATGAATGGAAGTGACGATAAGAAATCCAACGAAGGAAATAAAAAAGTAGGAAAATCTGTCCTCATCAAGCAAGAAGAACGTGAAACCGGAGTTGTGAGTTGGAGAGTCCTAAAGAG GTACCAGGATGCACTTGGAGGGGCATGGGTAGTGATGATTCTCCTTTCATGCTACGTCTTGACAGAAGTATTTCGGGTTAGCAGCAGCACGTGGTTGAGTGAGTGGACTGATGCAGGAACTCCAAAGAGTCATGAACCCCTTTTCTACAATCTCATATATGCACTTCTCTCGTTTGGACAG GTTTTGGTGGCATTGACCAATTCATATTGGTTGATTATGTCCAGTCTTTATGCAGCTAAGAAGTTACACGACAATATGCTTCATTCCATACTAAGGGCCCCGATGTCCTTCTTTCATACAAATCCACTAGGACGGATAATCAATCGATTCGCAAAAGATCTGGGTGATATTGATCGAACTGTGGCCGTCTTTGTAAACATGTTTATGGGTCAAGTCTCACAGCTTATTTCAACTGTTGTCTTGATTGGCATTGTAAGCACTTTGTCCTTATGGGCCATCATGCC GTTAACAGGTGTTTTGAGACTTGCGAGTTTGGCGGAGAATAGTCTAAACGCAGTCGAGCGTGTTGGCAACTATATAGAGACACCGCCAGAGGCTCCACCTGTCATTGAAAACAACCGTCCACCTCCTGGATGGCCATCATCTGGATCCATAAAATTTGAGGATGTTGTTCTCCGTTACCGCCCTCAGTTACCCCCTGTGCTTCATggggtttctttcttcattCATCCAACAGACAAAGTGGGGATTGTTGGAAGGACTGGTGCTGGGAAGTCAAGCCTATTGAATGCGTTATTTAGAATTGTGGAGGTGGAAAAAGGAAGGATCTTAATCGACGAGTGTGACATTGGCAAGTTTGGACTGATGGACCTACGTAAAGTGCTCGGGATCATTCCACAGTCACCAGTTCTTTTCTCAGGAACTGTGAGATTCAATCTCGATCCATTTGGTGAACATAATGATGCTGATCTTTGGGAGTCTCTAGAGAGGGCACACTTGAAGGATACCATTCGCAGAAATCCTCTTGGTCTTGATGCTGAG GTTTCCGAGGCAGGAGAGAATTTCAGTGTGGGACAGAGGCAGTTGTTGAGTCTTTCACGTGCGCTGTTGCGGAGATCTAAGATACTCGTCCTTGATGAAGCAACTGCTGCTGTTGATGTTAGAACTGATGCCCTCATTCAGAAGACTATCCGAGAAGAATTCAAGTCATGCACGATGCTCATCATCGCTCACCGTCTCAATACCATCATTGACTGTGACAAAATTCTCGTCCTTGATTCCGGAAGA GTTCAAGAATTTAGTTCACCGGAGAACCTTCTTTCTAATGAAGGAAGCTCTTTCTCGAAGATGGTTCAAAGCACTGGAGCTGCGAATGCTGAGTACTTGCGTAATTTAGTTCTCGACAATAAGCGTGCCAGAGATGACTCACAACACGTACAAGGCCAGAGGAAGTGGTTAGCTTCTTCTCGCTGGGCTGCAGCCGCTCAGTTTGCGTTGGCTGCGAGTCTTACTTCGTCGCACAACGATCTTCAAAGCCTTGAAATTGAAGATGATAGCAGCATTTTGAAGAGAACAAACGATGCGGTTGTGACTCTGCGCAGTGTTCTCGAGGGGAAACACGACAAAGAGATTGCAGAGTCTCTTGAGGAACATAATATCTCTAGAGAGGGATGGTTGTCATCACTCTATAGAATGGTTGAag GGCTTGCAGTGATGAGTAGATTGGCAAGGAACCGAATGCAACAACCAGATTACAATTTCGAAGGAAATACATTTGACTGGGACAATGTCGAGATGTAG